In Colwellia sp. M166, a genomic segment contains:
- a CDS encoding SulP family inorganic anion transporter, protein MFELHASKVANLKNDVLSGFTVALALVPEAVAFAFVAGVEPLVGLYAAFMVGLITSIFGGRPGMISGATGAMAVVMVSLVAIHGVEYLFATVVLTGLLQILAGIFKLGKFIRLVPHPVMLGFVNGLAIVIFLAQLGQFKVTDENGVLAWMQGSQLMIMVGLIALTMAIIHFLPKLTKAVPSSLVAIVVVTILVQSLDLDARTVVDFVRDMTNDPMASIAGGLPQFNIPNVPFNLETLYVILPFAFILAAIGLIESLLTLTLIDELTGTRGHGNKECVAQGAANTVTGFFGGMGGCAMIGQSMINVNSGGRGRMSGVTAALALLGFILFASSLIEQIPLAALVGVMFIVVIGTFEWSSIRILGKVPKADAFVIILVSAVTVATDLAIAVVVGVIVSALVFAWEHAKHVIVHRSVDGKGSTVYDVNGPLFFGSVSSFLEQFDMENDSNDVIVEFKNSRVADHSAIEAIDTLAERYINRGKQMHLRHLSKECTQLLTKAGSLVEINVIEDPDYHIATDKLG, encoded by the coding sequence ATGTTTGAATTACACGCCAGTAAAGTGGCAAATTTAAAAAATGATGTCTTGTCGGGCTTTACAGTCGCCTTAGCATTAGTACCTGAAGCTGTTGCTTTTGCCTTTGTCGCCGGAGTTGAGCCTCTTGTTGGTTTGTATGCTGCTTTTATGGTGGGGTTAATTACCTCTATCTTTGGTGGGCGTCCAGGTATGATTTCTGGTGCCACAGGTGCTATGGCGGTTGTGATGGTGAGCTTGGTGGCTATTCATGGTGTTGAGTACCTATTTGCCACCGTGGTGCTAACAGGTCTGCTACAAATACTGGCTGGTATATTTAAGCTGGGTAAGTTTATCCGCTTAGTACCTCACCCCGTTATGTTAGGTTTTGTTAACGGCTTAGCTATTGTTATTTTCCTTGCTCAGTTAGGGCAATTTAAAGTTACTGATGAGAATGGCGTATTAGCTTGGATGCAAGGCAGTCAATTAATGATTATGGTGGGTTTAATCGCGTTAACTATGGCTATTATCCACTTTTTACCAAAACTAACCAAAGCAGTACCGTCATCACTTGTGGCGATAGTCGTTGTTACTATTTTAGTGCAAAGTCTTGATTTGGATGCACGTACCGTAGTTGATTTTGTTCGTGATATGACCAATGATCCGATGGCATCTATTGCCGGTGGTTTACCACAATTTAATATTCCTAATGTGCCATTTAACTTAGAAACGTTATACGTTATTTTACCTTTTGCGTTTATTTTAGCTGCGATTGGTTTGATTGAGTCGTTATTAACATTGACATTAATCGACGAACTAACCGGTACTCGTGGTCATGGTAATAAAGAATGTGTTGCTCAAGGTGCAGCGAATACAGTTACTGGCTTCTTTGGAGGTATGGGTGGTTGTGCGATGATTGGTCAATCAATGATCAATGTAAACTCTGGTGGTCGCGGCCGTATGTCAGGTGTTACAGCGGCACTTGCCTTACTGGGCTTTATTTTATTTGCTTCAAGTCTTATTGAGCAAATCCCTCTAGCGGCACTGGTTGGCGTGATGTTTATTGTCGTGATTGGCACGTTCGAATGGTCGAGCATACGTATATTAGGTAAAGTACCCAAAGCAGATGCTTTTGTTATCATCTTAGTTTCAGCGGTTACTGTGGCAACTGATTTAGCTATCGCGGTTGTGGTAGGCGTTATTGTTTCAGCACTAGTTTTTGCTTGGGAACATGCTAAACACGTTATTGTTCATCGTTCAGTTGATGGTAAAGGCTCAACAGTTTATGACGTCAATGGCCCTTTATTTTTCGGCTCGGTATCAAGCTTTTTAGAGCAATTTGATATGGAAAACGATAGCAATGATGTCATTGTTGAGTTTAAAAACTCTCGCGTAGCCGATCATTCAGCTATAGAAGCGATTGATACTTTAGCGGAGCGTTATATTAACCGTGGTAAGCAAATGCATTTAAGACATTTAAGTAAAGAATGTACGCAGCTGTTAACTAAAGCGGGTAGCTTAGTGGAAATCAATGTCATTGAAGATCCTGATTACCATATTGCGACAGATAAACTAGGTTAA
- a CDS encoding amidohydrolase — protein sequence MQKFLPSLVMAALSVALTGCLQNEQQDEKVVINKNPYPSTYQVLPLQTTLIKNATVLTGTGTRMDNADVLMVDGKINKIGKNLSADGAVEIDANGKWITPGIIDVHSHLGVYPSPSVESHSDGNEMTSPNTSEVWAEHSVWPQDPGFEAARAGGITTLQILPGSANLFGGRGVTLHNVPSPTMQGMKFTDAPYGLKMACGENPKRVYGSRKVLPSTRMGNMAGYRMAWAEATEYKRAWEKYDRDYAAGKNPIAPVRDIELDTLKGVLDGDILIHNHCYKAEEMAMMIDLGKEFNYNSGTFHHAIEAYKIADSLAENGNCAAMWPDWWGFKMEAYDMVHENVAIVNAVKNSCAIVHSDSANTIQRLNQEAGKVMYRANENGFAIAPELAITWITANAAKSLGLADKTGSLEAGKNADVVIWNQNPFSVYAQAEQVFVDGAKIFDRFDEKYQAKSDFLLGQR from the coding sequence ATGCAAAAATTTCTCCCATCGCTAGTGATGGCAGCACTTTCTGTTGCCTTAACCGGTTGTTTGCAAAACGAACAGCAAGATGAAAAAGTGGTGATAAATAAAAACCCATACCCAAGTACTTATCAAGTATTACCGCTACAAACAACACTGATTAAAAATGCTACCGTACTGACAGGTACGGGGACTCGTATGGATAATGCTGATGTTTTGATGGTCGACGGTAAAATCAATAAAATTGGTAAAAATTTAAGTGCTGATGGGGCGGTTGAAATTGATGCAAATGGTAAATGGATAACGCCGGGTATTATTGATGTACATTCACATTTAGGGGTTTATCCAAGCCCGTCGGTTGAGTCGCATTCTGATGGCAATGAAATGACTTCGCCTAATACGTCTGAAGTATGGGCTGAGCATAGTGTTTGGCCACAAGACCCAGGTTTTGAAGCAGCACGTGCTGGTGGTATTACGACCTTGCAAATTCTACCAGGCTCAGCCAATTTATTCGGTGGTCGTGGGGTTACTTTACACAATGTACCTAGCCCAACGATGCAAGGTATGAAATTTACGGATGCACCCTATGGCTTAAAAATGGCTTGTGGTGAAAATCCCAAGCGAGTTTATGGCAGTCGTAAAGTATTACCATCAACGCGTATGGGTAATATGGCCGGTTATAGAATGGCATGGGCAGAAGCTACTGAATATAAACGGGCATGGGAAAAATATGACCGTGATTATGCCGCTGGCAAAAATCCAATTGCACCTGTTCGTGATATAGAGCTAGACACCTTAAAAGGTGTGTTAGATGGTGATATTTTAATTCATAACCATTGTTATAAAGCTGAAGAAATGGCGATGATGATCGATCTGGGTAAAGAGTTTAACTATAACTCGGGGACATTCCATCATGCGATAGAAGCATATAAAATCGCTGACAGCTTAGCTGAAAACGGTAATTGTGCTGCCATGTGGCCAGACTGGTGGGGCTTTAAAATGGAAGCTTATGACATGGTGCATGAAAATGTAGCGATTGTGAATGCAGTCAAAAATTCGTGTGCAATCGTGCATTCAGACTCTGCTAATACTATTCAACGCTTGAACCAAGAAGCGGGTAAGGTTATGTACCGTGCTAATGAAAATGGCTTTGCTATAGCGCCTGAATTAGCGATTACGTGGATCACCGCCAATGCCGCTAAATCACTTGGTTTAGCAGATAAAACCGGTAGCTTAGAAGCAGGAAAAAATGCTGATGTGGTTATTTGGAATCAAAATCCATTTAGTGTTTATGCGCAAGCTGAGCAAGTATTTGTTGATGGTGCGAAAATTTTCGACCGTTTTGACGAAAAGTACCAAGCAAAAAGTGATTTCCTGTTAGGTCAGAGATAA
- the mutY gene encoding A/G-specific adenine glycosylase, with translation MFNSLRLGSNQTLAGYYVREHSGNRNFCNENLSFIRYTVAVMTNKTTISAKSAQAFSDQVLSWFQLQGRKHLPWQQDKSPYRVWISEIMLQQTQVATVIPYYLRFMASFPNITALADADEDTVLHHWTGLGYYARARNLHKTAKTIRANYQGRFPENIDEVIALPGIGRSTAGAILSLALNKHHAILDGNVKRVLARCYKVQGHAGQAIYEKTLWPITETLTPKVGVAQFNQAMMDLGAMVCTRSKPKCEICPINASCLAFASDEQASYPQKKPKKTIPEKSTIMVIPRVNQQVLMEKRPPAGIWGGLWCFLEISDTDELAELLSKLNLAQTATFALDKFRHTFSHFHLDIEAIVIDCELLPAKEISENSTLQWYNLATTASVGLAASTQKLIKQLEQLPV, from the coding sequence ATGTTTAATTCCTTACGGCTTGGTTCAAACCAAACACTGGCTGGTTACTATGTGCGAGAGCATAGTGGCAATAGAAATTTTTGCAATGAAAATCTGAGCTTTATTCGCTACACTGTCGCCGTTATGACAAATAAAACTACTATATCAGCCAAATCTGCCCAAGCATTCAGCGACCAAGTATTATCATGGTTTCAGTTGCAAGGCAGAAAACACTTGCCATGGCAGCAAGATAAAAGCCCTTACCGTGTCTGGATTTCAGAAATTATGCTACAGCAAACGCAGGTAGCAACGGTGATCCCTTATTACTTACGATTTATGGCAAGCTTTCCTAATATTACCGCTTTAGCTGATGCTGATGAAGACACGGTACTTCACCACTGGACCGGCTTAGGTTACTACGCTCGAGCACGAAATTTACATAAAACCGCAAAAACTATTAGAGCTAACTACCAAGGAAGGTTTCCTGAAAATATTGATGAAGTTATCGCACTTCCCGGCATAGGTCGTTCAACCGCAGGTGCGATATTAAGTTTGGCCTTAAATAAGCACCACGCTATTCTAGATGGTAATGTCAAAAGAGTATTAGCCCGTTGCTATAAAGTACAAGGCCATGCTGGCCAAGCCATTTACGAAAAAACCTTATGGCCAATTACTGAGACCTTAACCCCCAAAGTTGGTGTAGCACAGTTTAATCAAGCCATGATGGACTTAGGTGCTATGGTTTGCACACGCTCTAAACCTAAATGTGAAATTTGTCCTATTAATGCAAGCTGTTTGGCCTTTGCTAGCGACGAACAAGCAAGCTATCCTCAAAAAAAGCCAAAAAAAACTATCCCAGAAAAAAGCACCATTATGGTAATACCCCGTGTTAACCAGCAAGTATTAATGGAAAAACGCCCTCCTGCTGGTATTTGGGGTGGTTTATGGTGCTTTTTAGAGATATCAGATACTGATGAGCTAGCTGAATTATTGAGCAAATTAAATCTTGCCCAAACGGCAACATTTGCTTTAGATAAATTTCGCCATACCTTTAGTCACTTTCATCTCGATATAGAAGCTATAGTAATTGATTGTGAGCTATTACCAGCAAAAGAAATTAGCGAAAATAGCACATTGCAGTGGTATAATTTAGCCACAACAGCGTCGGTGGGGTTAGCGGCATCAACGCAGAAATTAATTAAACAGCTTGAGCAATTACCTGTTTAA
- a CDS encoding DUF1289 domain-containing protein, whose amino-acid sequence MQLEFFDVPSPCIGVCQSDDKGQCLGCFRTRDERLNWLSSDSVQRQKIIKRCQQRKKRKNQPVKVKLAEVIVENKQASLLDAPSKPRIDNSSDFDFDDFEL is encoded by the coding sequence ATGCAATTAGAATTTTTTGATGTGCCTAGTCCTTGCATTGGTGTTTGTCAGTCTGATGATAAAGGCCAATGCTTAGGCTGTTTTCGTACCCGAGACGAACGCTTAAATTGGCTGTCATCAGATTCTGTTCAGCGTCAGAAAATTATTAAGCGCTGTCAGCAACGTAAGAAGCGTAAAAACCAACCTGTTAAAGTTAAGCTTGCGGAAGTAATTGTTGAAAATAAACAAGCGTCTCTACTTGATGCACCGAGTAAGCCGCGAATTGATAACAGCAGTGATTTTGACTTTGATGATTTTGAATTATAG
- a CDS encoding YggL family protein, translated as MKVDAKNRSNRLRKKLRVDEYQELGFDIAWQLDEGADNEAVDAFLTKFFDEAIDPNGLGFGGEGDTLWHGLICTQQLGKCTEEHRQLVEKWLTDNGATAVTVGPLYDVWWAE; from the coding sequence ATGAAAGTAGATGCAAAAAATCGTAGTAATCGTTTACGTAAAAAATTACGCGTTGATGAATATCAAGAGTTAGGTTTTGATATTGCTTGGCAACTTGATGAAGGTGCTGACAATGAGGCTGTTGATGCTTTTTTAACGAAATTTTTTGATGAAGCTATTGATCCAAATGGTTTAGGCTTTGGCGGCGAGGGTGATACCTTATGGCACGGTTTAATTTGTACGCAGCAATTGGGGAAATGTACAGAAGAGCACCGCCAATTAGTCGAAAAATGGTTAACAGATAATGGTGCAACTGCTGTTACCGTTGGACCATTGTACGATGTTTGGTGGGCAGAATAG
- a CDS encoding methylated-DNA--[protein]-cysteine S-methyltransferase: MYYCTYQSPLGEIALTANVHGLSALAFQAGKSPIAFAGLSHDNSKFTEVIQQLSEYFTGSRKHFDIPLAPTGTNFQKQVWQALTEIPCGETKSYAWIAKSINNEKAVRAVGTANGANPIALIVPCHRVIGSNGKLTGYAGGLALKAKLLMHEGAQFKP; the protein is encoded by the coding sequence ATGTATTACTGTACGTACCAATCACCCTTAGGTGAAATAGCCTTAACAGCCAATGTTCATGGTTTAAGCGCGCTAGCATTTCAAGCGGGAAAGTCACCGATAGCCTTTGCAGGGTTAAGCCACGATAACAGCAAGTTTACGGAGGTTATCCAACAGTTATCTGAATATTTCACAGGCAGTAGAAAGCACTTCGACATCCCCTTAGCACCCACAGGAACGAATTTTCAAAAACAAGTTTGGCAGGCATTAACTGAAATTCCCTGCGGTGAAACAAAAAGCTATGCTTGGATTGCTAAAAGCATTAATAATGAAAAAGCGGTTCGTGCGGTTGGTACGGCAAATGGCGCTAACCCGATTGCGCTTATTGTGCCGTGTCATCGTGTTATTGGTAGTAATGGTAAATTAACCGGTTATGCCGGTGGTTTAGCTTTAAAAGCAAAATTATTAATGCACGAAGGTGCACAGTTCAAACCTTAG
- a CDS encoding DNA-3-methyladenine glycosylase 2 family protein, which translates to MLNVAVCEKARLSRDARFDGKFFTAVFTTGIFCRPVCPARAPKPENVTYYESAELAQQSGFRPCKRCFPQLAPSLPLPRKIKQISQAYYENNYSLQKCAQQLDMSERQIHRIFIKYYGLPPSEFFHQQRLLLAHKLLISTSLSMTNIAFASGFNSIRRFNEVIMQTYKTTPSDIRGKKVISAENQVTILLPYKAPFDWPLMLSFFQTRKMSNIEEINTEHYFRTLALDDCRGWLKVSHHESKNALNLTVKLTDYSYLHQVIVRVRRMFDLDADMQIIHQHLIKHPKLAAVIEQFPGLRLPGCWDIFEFSIRAILGQQISVKGATTLAQRIAEKYGDDIANSELIGNDKPSKYFPSINALLNADYQDIGLTRSRITTLQTWVTYFQAQQSIFAKGLTIEELEIALTKLKGIGPWTVNYIAMRGLSDPDAFPSADLGIIKALTYDEIKPKNKAILALAESWRPWRAYAAIYLWQSLAAKT; encoded by the coding sequence ATGTTAAATGTTGCGGTTTGTGAAAAAGCACGCTTAAGCCGTGATGCTCGTTTTGATGGCAAATTTTTTACTGCCGTTTTCACTACTGGCATTTTTTGTCGTCCGGTGTGCCCCGCTAGAGCTCCAAAGCCTGAAAATGTAACCTATTACGAAAGTGCGGAATTAGCGCAACAATCGGGTTTTCGTCCCTGTAAACGTTGTTTTCCTCAACTGGCACCAAGCTTACCGCTACCAAGAAAAATAAAGCAAATTAGCCAAGCCTATTATGAAAACAATTACAGTTTACAAAAATGCGCTCAACAACTAGATATGAGTGAAAGGCAAATTCATCGTATTTTTATAAAATATTATGGCTTACCGCCGAGTGAATTCTTTCATCAACAACGTTTATTGCTTGCCCATAAACTACTTATTTCGACATCATTAAGTATGACCAACATCGCTTTTGCCTCTGGTTTTAATAGCATACGACGTTTTAATGAAGTCATTATGCAAACTTACAAAACCACACCCAGTGATATCAGAGGTAAAAAAGTCATCAGCGCTGAAAACCAAGTTACTATATTATTGCCATATAAAGCACCTTTTGACTGGCCGCTTATGCTGAGTTTTTTCCAAACAAGAAAAATGAGTAATATTGAAGAGATTAATACTGAGCATTATTTTCGTACCCTAGCGTTGGATGACTGCAGAGGCTGGCTAAAAGTTAGTCATCACGAAAGTAAGAATGCTTTGAACTTAACCGTTAAGTTAACTGACTACAGTTATTTGCACCAAGTCATTGTACGGGTTCGCCGTATGTTTGACTTAGATGCTGACATGCAAATCATTCATCAGCACTTAATAAAACATCCCAAGCTAGCAGCTGTTATCGAACAGTTTCCTGGTTTGCGTTTACCTGGCTGCTGGGATATTTTTGAATTTTCTATACGAGCGATATTAGGTCAGCAAATCTCGGTAAAAGGCGCAACGACTCTTGCTCAACGTATTGCTGAAAAATATGGTGATGATATTGCCAATAGTGAGTTAATAGGCAATGACAAACCGTCAAAATATTTTCCGAGTATTAACGCATTACTAAATGCAGATTACCAAGACATAGGTTTAACTCGCTCTCGCATCACCACTTTACAAACTTGGGTAACCTACTTTCAAGCCCAGCAAAGCATATTCGCAAAAGGTTTAACAATTGAAGAGCTTGAAATAGCACTAACAAAACTTAAAGGTATTGGCCCTTGGACAGTCAATTATATTGCTATGCGTGGCTTAAGCGATCCAGACGCCTTTCCAAGTGCTGATTTAGGTATCATTAAAGCCTTAACTTACGATGAAATTAAACCCAAAAATAAAGCCATATTAGCTTTAGCGGAAAGTTGGCGGCCTTGGCGTGCTTACGCTGCTATTTATTTATGGCAATCTCTAGCAGCTAAAACCTAA
- a CDS encoding GntR family transcriptional regulator, with translation MSIVYKTRTQLVVETLREKILSGEIQAGQPLRQAALASELNVSRIPVREALLQLEGEGLVVFEPHKGATATELNADQVDELFELRAMLEADLLANSLPRLSNEKLEEATQLLKRLDKALGKENAANTWSELNSDYHNCLYSEAERPQTQVLVNMLNKNADRYIRMHLLWAGGISKAESEHNEILALCKARNVEKAVALLQQHILGSRDEIKAFLNERESIISG, from the coding sequence ATGAGCATAGTATATAAAACCAGAACGCAATTAGTTGTGGAAACACTGAGAGAGAAAATCTTAAGTGGTGAGATTCAAGCGGGGCAACCTTTAAGACAAGCTGCGCTTGCAAGCGAGTTAAATGTTAGCCGAATTCCAGTAAGAGAAGCTTTACTACAACTTGAGGGTGAAGGTTTAGTGGTTTTTGAACCACATAAAGGGGCAACGGCAACCGAGCTAAATGCTGATCAGGTAGATGAGCTGTTTGAGTTACGTGCGATGCTAGAAGCTGATTTATTGGCAAACTCATTGCCACGTCTTAGCAATGAAAAATTGGAAGAAGCAACACAATTACTGAAAAGGCTTGATAAAGCACTTGGCAAAGAAAATGCGGCTAACACCTGGAGTGAACTTAATTCAGATTACCATAATTGCTTATACTCCGAGGCAGAACGTCCACAAACTCAAGTTTTAGTTAATATGCTCAATAAAAATGCTGACCGTTATATTCGTATGCATTTACTTTGGGCTGGTGGTATTTCTAAAGCAGAATCGGAACACAATGAAATTTTAGCGCTATGTAAAGCACGTAACGTTGAAAAAGCAGTTGCCTTGTTGCAACAACATATTTTGGGCTCTCGTGATGAAATTAAAGCCTTTTTAAATGAACGGGAATCAATTATTAGTGGTTAA
- the trmB gene encoding tRNA (guanosine(46)-N7)-methyltransferase TrmB, with protein MTDRSHKTVEQAEQEGKYIRKVRSFVKREGRLTNGQAKALEQFWDTMGLNHQDGLIDPSALFGNDNPVVLEIGFGMGKSLVEMAKNAPELNFIGVEVHRPGVGACIGLAQEEGVNNLKVYEHDAIEVLADCIPAESLTTVQLFFPDPWHKKKHHKRRIVQASFVEVIRQKLKMGGVFHMATDWENYAECMLEDMKSSPGYKNLSSNDDYVPRPDSRPLTKFENRGQNLGHGVWDLQFSRIS; from the coding sequence ATGACAGACAGAAGCCACAAAACCGTTGAACAAGCAGAGCAAGAAGGCAAGTACATTAGAAAAGTTCGTAGCTTTGTTAAACGTGAAGGCCGCCTTACTAATGGTCAAGCCAAAGCCCTAGAGCAGTTTTGGGACACCATGGGTTTGAACCATCAAGATGGGTTGATTGATCCTAGCGCATTGTTTGGTAATGACAATCCTGTTGTGCTTGAAATTGGTTTTGGCATGGGTAAGTCATTAGTCGAAATGGCTAAAAATGCCCCTGAACTTAACTTTATTGGTGTCGAAGTACATCGTCCAGGAGTAGGGGCGTGTATCGGCTTAGCGCAAGAAGAGGGCGTTAACAACCTTAAAGTATATGAACATGACGCCATTGAGGTTTTAGCTGACTGTATTCCCGCTGAGTCGCTAACAACTGTGCAATTGTTTTTTCCTGATCCATGGCATAAAAAGAAGCATCATAAACGTCGCATTGTACAAGCGAGCTTTGTTGAAGTTATTCGCCAAAAGCTTAAAATGGGTGGCGTTTTTCATATGGCGACTGACTGGGAAAACTATGCGGAATGTATGCTAGAAGATATGAAATCTTCACCTGGTTATAAAAACTTATCATCAAACGATGATTATGTGCCACGCCCAGACTCTCGCCCGTTAACTAAATTTGAAAACCGTGGTCAGAACTTAGGGCATGGTGTTTGGGATTTGCAATTTAGTCGCATTAGTTAA
- a CDS encoding oxidative damage protection protein produces MSRIVFCQNLQKEAEGLGFQLYPGEVGKRIFDNISKEAWGHWQKKQTMLINEKKMNMMNPDDRAFLEAAMVAYLFDGKEPEIEGYTPEKK; encoded by the coding sequence ATGAGCCGTATCGTTTTTTGTCAAAACTTACAAAAAGAAGCCGAAGGTCTAGGCTTTCAACTTTACCCAGGTGAAGTAGGCAAACGTATTTTTGATAACATTTCTAAAGAAGCATGGGGCCATTGGCAAAAAAAGCAAACCATGCTGATTAACGAAAAAAAAATGAACATGATGAACCCTGATGATCGTGCGTTTTTAGAAGCCGCCATGGTTGCCTATTTATTTGACGGTAAAGAGCCTGAGATTGAAGGTTATACACCCGAGAAAAAATAA
- a CDS encoding ATP-binding protein, which produces MDNKGAFNSKLSRRVFIYIFLCSALLSVCSTMIQLYVDFQSGVSKLDERFNDIELSFNQSISTSLWDFNEPLVRQQIDGILRLADIRHVKITTSFGKVYQVGDTTDALKKTESYPIIFEGNSIGNMVISADYQDIYQELQQRAGFIVVSEFIKIFIVAFCTFFIVHWLITRHLYRITLYSKAMTGQSIDTPLILENCGERTDELDELVSAINDMRLTLKDDIIQLEDAENALINLNGDLEIKVYERTAKLAEINQHLQQSLNELTLAKDQLVQSEKMASLGQLVAGVAHEVNTPLGICVTSVSALKEKISELNQSLIDEKLTRKQLTSILNLFVEYEQIIERSLNKAVDLIRSFKSVAVEHHTDPKININLYRHVNDVVNTVKTLFKQKNYTIKIKIDEALNVFTFPSAWNQILTNFLTNSHIHGFENRMEGEISIEFQVNKESLILIYQDNGKGLDEKIKDKIFDPFVTTKRGFGGSGLGMNIVYNLVNTKLGGSIKVVASDHGCCFVVKVPLQTEQGSNTEQLSPNLKLID; this is translated from the coding sequence ATGGATAATAAGGGTGCTTTTAATAGTAAATTAAGTCGACGAGTCTTTATTTATATTTTCCTCTGCAGTGCTTTGCTGTCTGTGTGCTCAACTATGATTCAGCTATATGTGGACTTTCAAAGCGGTGTCTCTAAGCTTGATGAGCGCTTTAATGATATTGAACTTAGTTTTAATCAATCAATATCAACCAGTTTGTGGGACTTTAATGAACCTTTAGTTCGACAACAAATTGATGGGATTTTACGTTTAGCTGATATTCGTCATGTAAAAATAACCACGAGCTTCGGTAAAGTATATCAAGTTGGTGATACTACCGATGCGCTTAAAAAAACAGAAAGCTATCCGATTATTTTTGAAGGTAACAGTATTGGCAATATGGTCATATCTGCTGATTATCAAGATATTTATCAAGAGCTACAACAGAGAGCTGGCTTTATTGTAGTTTCAGAATTTATTAAGATTTTTATTGTTGCCTTCTGTACTTTTTTTATTGTTCATTGGCTTATTACTCGCCACCTATATCGCATCACCCTATATTCGAAAGCGATGACAGGGCAAAGTATAGACACTCCTTTAATACTCGAAAATTGTGGTGAAAGAACCGATGAGCTTGATGAACTCGTATCAGCCATTAATGATATGCGCTTGACACTCAAGGACGATATTATTCAGCTAGAAGATGCTGAAAATGCCTTAATTAATCTCAATGGTGATTTAGAGATAAAAGTTTATGAGCGTACAGCCAAACTCGCTGAAATCAATCAACACTTACAACAATCTTTAAATGAATTAACCTTAGCAAAAGATCAGCTGGTACAGTCAGAAAAAATGGCTTCACTTGGGCAATTAGTTGCCGGAGTTGCCCATGAGGTTAATACCCCTTTAGGTATTTGCGTAACGTCAGTCAGTGCTTTAAAGGAAAAGATATCAGAATTGAATCAATCACTTATTGATGAGAAGCTGACAAGAAAACAATTAACCTCAATTTTAAATCTGTTCGTTGAATACGAGCAAATTATTGAACGTAGTTTAAATAAAGCGGTTGATTTAATTCGAAGCTTTAAATCTGTCGCGGTTGAGCATCACACTGATCCCAAGATCAATATAAATTTGTACCGACATGTTAATGACGTTGTAAATACTGTTAAAACCTTATTTAAACAAAAAAACTATACGATTAAGATAAAAATTGATGAAGCATTGAATGTGTTTACTTTTCCAAGTGCATGGAATCAAATACTGACAAATTTTTTGACCAACTCACATATCCATGGCTTTGAAAATCGTATGGAAGGTGAAATATCCATTGAATTTCAAGTGAATAAAGAAAGCCTAATATTAATATATCAGGATAATGGCAAAGGTTTGGATGAGAAAATAAAAGATAAAATATTTGACCCTTTTGTCACTACTAAACGTGGCTTCGGTGGCTCAGGCTTAGGTATGAATATAGTTTACAATTTAGTCAACACTAAGTTGGGCGGGAGTATTAAAGTTGTTGCAAGCGATCATGGCTGCTGCTTTGTTGTTAAAGTGCCTTTGCAAACAGAACAAGGAAGTAATACCGAACAGCTAAGTCCAAATTTGAAGTTGATTGATTAA